The following proteins come from a genomic window of Paramisgurnus dabryanus chromosome 19, PD_genome_1.1, whole genome shotgun sequence:
- the LOC141279803 gene encoding uncharacterized protein: protein MLMMTDEMNVMCCKSVGTDLSMLDIDDFITEISQLKKEVALLETKLRSGRDEGVKREDVDVVCCESSVYVTGGCLDSVWMSRDQSRTPQPLLDSKLSEEKSRHTQDSELSLTLLRYTESKPTDAQDTVCDSNQGLQDEESTDQTSTKSLDSVCNAGEQQQILQTTLKMCSVKLIDCTNLMMKIKTEPTEEEDHTDKEEDNRTDDFIPSDVKSESYLDIDITSSTSEDRLTAQTLSCITCGKTFSLQRHLETHERKHTEQNLSLTTLQEKKLYHSKEHEEKKKFHCEQCGKIFDFLSQLKVHMRTHSGEKSFCCTECGNYFSSKQSLNAHQRIHTGEKPYECPCCKMRFRQNTSLWRHVRLHTNERPYQCSKCDKTFRDSVSLKSHQNIHSEEKRYRCSHCDKRFRYKSRLSRHEKIHTGEKPHHCSICGKSFNRHNNLLKHQRIHTGEKPYKCSQCEKTFTESGALTIHERIHTGEKPYACSICGKRFTYLSNVRAHETIHIGEKPHHCSVCGKSFGRHENLVRHQRTHTGEKPYKCSQCDKTFNQSSNLKIHERIHNGEKPYKCPQCDKTFNQSSNLKIHERIHNGEKPHHCSVCGKSFGRRDHFLMHQKTHTDEKPYKCSHCEKTFAQSGDLNAHERLHTGEKPYIC, encoded by the exons ATGTTGATGATGACAGATGAGATGAACgtgatgtgctgtaaatcagtaggaactgatctgtccatgctggatattgatgatttcatcacagaaatctctcagctgaagaaagaggtggcgttactggagacAAAGCTGAGGTCAGGAAGAGATGAAGGAGTGAAGAGAGAG GATGTGGATGTGGTTTGTTGTGAATCTTCAGTGTATGTGACTGGTGGATGTCTGGATTCAGTGTGGATGAGCAGAGATCAGAGCCGCACACCACAGCCACTGCTGGACTCTAAACTCTCTGAAGAGAAATCCAGACACACACAGGACTCAGAGCTCAGTCTCACTTTACTCCGTTATACTGAGTCAAAGCCCACAGACGCTCAGGACACTGTGTGTGACAGTAATCAGGGCTTACAGGATGAGGAATCTactgatcaaacctccacaaagtctctggattctgtctgtaacgctggagaacagcagcagatcctgcagaccacactgaagatgtgttcagtcaaacTGATCGACTGCACGAACCTGATGATGAAGattaaaactgaacccacagaagagGAAGATCACACAGATAAAGAGGAAGACAATCGTACAGATGATTTTATTCCATCGG atgtaAAGAGTGAGTCATATTTGGATATAGACATAACGTCTTCAACATCAGAAGATcgactgacagcacaaactctttcctgcatcacctgtggaaagacattcagcttacagagacatttagagacacatgagagaaaacacacagaacagaacCTCAGTTTAACTAccttacaagagaagaaacttTATCATTCAAAAGAGCACGAAGAGAAGAAGAAGTTTCACTGTGAGCAGTGTGGGAAGATTTTTGACTTCTTATCTCAGTTAAAAGTtcacatgaggacacacagtgGTGAAAAGTCTTTCTGCTGCACTGAATGTGGAAATTACTTCAGCTCCAAACAAAGTCTTAATGCTCATCAGAGaattcacacaggagaaaaGCCATATGAGTGTCCTTGCTGTAAGATGAGATTCAGACAAAATACCAGTCTGTGGAGACACGTGCGTTTACACACCAATGAGAGACCGTATCAGTGCAGTAAATGTGACAAAACCTTTAGGGATTCAGTTTCTTTAAAATCACACCAGAATATTCATTCTGAAGAGAAACGCTATCGAtgttcacactgtgataaaCGTTTCCGTTATAAATCTCGTCTTTCTCGCCATGAgaaaattcacactggagagaaacctcatcactgtagtatctgtgggaagagttttaatcGACATAACAATTTACTTAAGCACCAGAGAATTcatactggagaaaaaccttacaaatgctctcagtgtgagaagacGTTTACCGAGTCAGGTGCCTTAACAATCcatgagagaattcacactggagagaaaccttacgccTGTTCGATCTGTGGAAAGAGATTCACTTATCTATCTAATGTCAGAGCCCATGAGACAATTCACattggagagaaacctcatcactgtagtgtttgtgggaagagttttggACGGCATGAAAATTTAGTAAgacaccagagaactcatacaggtgaaaaaccttacaaatgctctcagtgtgacaagacattTAATCAGTCAAGTAACTTAAAAATCCATGAGAGAATTCACaatggagagaaaccttacaaatgccctcagtgtgacaagacattTAATCAGTCAAGTAACTTAAAAATCCATGAGAGAATTCACaatggagagaaacctcatcactgtagtgtctgtgggaagagttttggGCGGCGTGATCATTTCTTAATGCACCAGAAAACTCATACAGATGAAAagccttacaaatgctctcattgTGAGAAGACGTTTGCTCAGTCAGGTGACTTAAATGCTCATGAGagacttcacactggagagaaaccttacatctgctag